In Sphingopyxis sp. FD7, a single window of DNA contains:
- a CDS encoding DUF4126 domain-containing protein, producing the protein MGIVEILGVAASLSLLAGWRLYLTILATGVAMRFGWLPLPEHLAALQVLANPWVLGVAAVGTIAEFLADKIAWVDSAWDTVHSIIRPLGGALLALALVDSSDPAWQVIAFLLGGGGALLSHGAKATTRAVVNVSPEPVSNAVVSTGEDVATGGLIALAIAFPPLAIVIAVLLAIGAVMVVVALRRLLRNIQTTLKKALGDEPPLDA; encoded by the coding sequence TTGGGAATCGTGGAGATTTTGGGTGTTGCAGCGAGTCTCAGCCTGCTCGCGGGCTGGCGGCTCTATCTTACGATTCTGGCAACGGGCGTCGCGATGCGCTTCGGCTGGCTGCCGCTCCCCGAACATCTGGCGGCGCTCCAGGTGCTCGCAAATCCATGGGTCCTCGGCGTCGCCGCGGTCGGCACGATCGCCGAGTTCCTGGCCGACAAGATCGCCTGGGTCGATTCGGCATGGGATACGGTCCACAGCATCATCCGCCCGCTGGGCGGCGCGCTGCTCGCGCTGGCGCTGGTCGACAGTTCGGATCCGGCGTGGCAGGTCATCGCCTTCCTGCTCGGCGGCGGCGGTGCGTTACTCAGTCATGGCGCCAAGGCGACGACGCGCGCCGTCGTCAATGTCAGCCCCGAACCCGTCAGCAACGCTGTCGTATCGACCGGCGAGGATGTCGCGACGGGCGGCCTGATCGCGCTCGCCATCGCCTTTCCGCCGCTGGCGATCGTCATCGCGGTTCTGCTCGCCATCGGTGCGGTGATGGTCGTCGTCGCGCTGCGCCGCCTGCTCCGCAACATCCAGACGACGCTGAAGAAAGCCCTGGGCGACGAGCCGCCGCTGGACGCCTAG
- a CDS encoding NUDIX domain-containing protein, translated as MSDAVLPSTSEAVLPDGAIPAATLVIMRPSGDDGPDEILMVKRSANMAFAAGAVVFPGGRVDPDDHEVARRHAPGVDPADAAARVAALRETLEETGLAVGWPGLAEREVAEVRRALLGGTLLSDILTARDERIALESLVPFARWCPNFKEARTFDTRFYAVAAPPHRHELTVEEAEHSHIFWASAAATLAMADRGEVSVIFPTRRNLERLAQAPDFQSFSAHSRQYPVELITPWIEDSDGRSHLCIPDHLGYPVTREAFDRVRRG; from the coding sequence ATGAGCGATGCCGTTTTGCCGTCCACATCCGAAGCCGTCCTGCCCGACGGCGCCATTCCCGCCGCGACGCTGGTGATCATGCGGCCCTCCGGCGACGACGGCCCCGACGAGATTTTGATGGTCAAGCGATCGGCGAATATGGCCTTCGCCGCGGGGGCGGTCGTCTTTCCCGGTGGCCGTGTCGATCCCGACGACCACGAGGTCGCGCGTCGTCACGCGCCGGGGGTCGATCCGGCCGACGCTGCCGCGCGCGTTGCCGCGCTCCGCGAAACGCTGGAGGAGACGGGGCTGGCGGTCGGATGGCCGGGCCTTGCCGAACGCGAGGTCGCCGAGGTGCGGCGCGCCTTGCTCGGCGGGACGTTGCTATCCGACATATTGACGGCGCGCGATGAACGAATCGCGTTGGAATCGCTCGTCCCGTTCGCGCGCTGGTGCCCCAACTTCAAAGAAGCGCGGACCTTTGACACGCGCTTTTATGCCGTCGCTGCCCCGCCGCACCGCCACGAGCTCACCGTCGAGGAAGCCGAGCACAGCCATATTTTCTGGGCCAGCGCCGCGGCGACGCTGGCGATGGCCGACCGCGGCGAGGTGTCGGTGATCTTTCCAACGCGCCGGAATCTGGAGCGGCTGGCGCAGGCGCCCGATTTTCAAAGTTTTTCGGCACATTCGCGCCAGTATCCGGTCGAACTCATCACGCCCTGGATCGAAGATAGCGATGGCCGATCGCATCTCTGCATTCCCGATCATCTGGGCTATCCGGTGACCCGCGAGGCCTTTGACCGTGTGCGGCGTGGATGA
- a CDS encoding IS5 family transposase, translating into MWTDTTRAQYARADLALPSDLTDAEWAVLEPLLPGPCCVGRPRKWPLRRIIEAILYLLRGGLPWRMLPPCFPPVSTVRRWFYLWRDNGLWLSLNHALLLIGREALGREASPSAGVIDSQSVKTTESGGPCGYDAGKKIKGRKRHIVTDTEGNLVHAVIHTADVQDRDGAPFVLAEIIRRHPWLRHIFADGGYAGDKLRQALRKIGKWTVEIIKRSDHAKGFEVLPRRWVVERTFAWLGRNRRLAKDFEQTIASATAWLFIASIQLFVRRIARA; encoded by the coding sequence ATGTGGACCGACACCACCCGGGCGCAGTATGCCCGTGCCGACCTGGCTTTGCCAAGCGATTTGACCGATGCGGAATGGGCCGTGCTGGAGCCGTTACTTCCGGGCCCTTGCTGTGTAGGGCGACCGCGCAAATGGCCGCTGCGGCGGATCATCGAGGCGATCCTGTATCTGCTGCGCGGTGGGCTGCCCTGGCGGATGTTGCCGCCCTGCTTTCCTCCGGTCTCGACGGTGCGGCGCTGGTTCTATCTGTGGCGCGACAATGGTCTGTGGCTCTCGCTCAATCACGCCCTGCTGCTGATCGGGCGGGAAGCCCTCGGGCGCGAGGCTTCTCCGAGCGCTGGGGTCATCGACAGCCAAAGCGTGAAAACCACGGAAAGCGGCGGGCCTTGCGGCTATGACGCAGGCAAGAAGATCAAGGGCCGCAAGCGACACATCGTGACCGACACCGAGGGCAATCTCGTTCATGCCGTGATCCACACCGCTGACGTGCAGGATCGCGATGGCGCGCCGTTTGTTCTGGCCGAGATCATCCGCCGTCACCCTTGGCTCAGGCACATCTTCGCCGATGGCGGCTATGCTGGCGACAAGCTTCGCCAGGCGCTGCGCAAGATCGGGAAGTGGACGGTCGAGATCATCAAGCGATCCGACCATGCCAAGGGCTTCGAGGTCCTGCCCAGACGCTGGGTGGTCGAGCGGACCTTTGCGTGGCTCGGTCGCAACCGCCGCCTCGCCAAAGACTTCGAGCAGACCATCGCATCGGCAACCGCGTGGCTGTTCATCGCCTCAATTCAGCTCTTCGTCCGCCGTATCGCAAGAGCATGA
- a CDS encoding carbon-nitrogen hydrolase family protein, which translates to MTGPNDNPSPAPLAALVQMTSGVDPAANLAAIDRAMGEAASHGASMAFLPEMSLLLDRDRARSATHIATEAESPWPQVLREMAKRHAIWLHSGSMPLLADDGEQRVNRSHIIAADGSIRARYDKIHMFDVQLPSGENWHESAAYAGGDTFCVVDTPLGALGLSICYDLRFPELYRALVERGATLIAVPAAFTVPTGEAHWHILLRARAIETACHIVAAAQCGQHADGRATYGHSLAVDPWGAVLADAARTDEASEKGYTLTIVPIDPALVGKARGAIPLDRSRSTRRIEL; encoded by the coding sequence ATGACCGGCCCCAACGACAATCCGTCCCCTGCCCCCCTCGCCGCGCTGGTTCAGATGACCAGCGGGGTCGATCCTGCCGCGAATCTGGCGGCGATCGACCGCGCGATGGGCGAGGCCGCAAGCCATGGCGCTTCGATGGCCTTCCTGCCCGAAATGTCACTGCTGCTCGACCGTGATCGCGCGCGGTCGGCGACGCATATCGCGACCGAGGCCGAAAGCCCCTGGCCGCAGGTGTTGCGCGAGATGGCGAAGCGGCACGCGATATGGCTGCATTCGGGGTCGATGCCGCTGCTCGCCGATGATGGCGAGCAGCGCGTCAACCGCAGCCATATCATCGCCGCCGACGGGAGCATCCGCGCGCGGTACGACAAGATCCATATGTTCGACGTGCAACTGCCCTCGGGCGAGAACTGGCACGAATCGGCGGCCTATGCCGGGGGCGATACGTTCTGCGTCGTCGATACGCCGCTCGGCGCACTGGGGCTCAGCATCTGTTACGATTTGCGCTTTCCCGAACTCTATCGTGCGCTGGTCGAGCGCGGCGCGACGCTGATCGCAGTCCCCGCCGCCTTCACCGTGCCGACGGGCGAAGCGCATTGGCACATCCTGTTGCGCGCCCGCGCGATCGAAACCGCCTGCCATATCGTTGCCGCGGCGCAGTGCGGGCAGCATGCCGATGGCCGCGCGACCTATGGACACAGCCTGGCGGTCGATCCGTGGGGCGCGGTCCTGGCCGACGCCGCGCGGACCGATGAAGCGAGCGAAAAGGGCTATACGCTAACGATCGTGCCGATCGATCCGGCGTTGGTCGGCAAGGCGCGGGGGGCGATTCCGCTGGACCGATCGCGCTCGACCCGCCGTATCGAGCTTTAG
- a CDS encoding M16 family metallopeptidase: protein MSSDPARMCFHFARSLALAAAAALLLAPPGARAQDDVATAKAAENSDWLYIGSDIPRDTAWRFGVLPNGLRYAVRGNGVPPGQVSIRVRMDVGSMFETEAERGYAHLLEHLTFRGSEHIPDGEAKRIWQRFGVTFGSDSNAQTTPTQTVYQLDLPSVTPANLDESMKLLAGMIRAPRISELAVAAERGVVMAELRESDGPQKRIADATNAHLFAGQLLGDRSPIGTTVSLGKASAASVGAFHDRWYRPERAVVVIVGDGDPATFAGLIARYFGDWKGEGANPPDPDFGKPDPAAPAALEIVEPNQPLALTLAMVRPWKRRIDTVENTRRLYLEFIAQALVNRRLENRARAGGSYLVATVEQQYVSRSADVTAASIVPLTDWKAALADVRGVIADAVSRPPSQADIDRETNEIEAFLLKELENARNEPGARLADDMVRAVDINETVTSPQGQVDMFRAIRASATPQVMLEISRAIFSAPVTRVVLTTPTSAGGDDVVLAALKAPVTARDERLAAVEADFGQLPSLGKPGAIVATAPLPGLRADRIELSNGVTALVSNNKVEPGKVRVNVRFGTGNRSVAADAPNLLWTGDYALVASGIGPWGQNEIDQLTNGRQIQMNFAIDDDAFELSAESRPADLADQLRLMAAKLALPRWDAAPVERLRIGYLTGYELNDATPNAVLERHLRGWLTGNDARWAAPDRAAIEALTPAAFRAFWEPRLASGPIEVQIFGDLETVDYRKILAETFGALAPRSILAPPGGQRVDFAPHVTVPEIAYHRGERGQAAAMTAWPTGGGRANPRDARALDVLAAIFNDRLFDRLRAEQGASYGPTVDSHWPTGFDSGGYLLVGSLLAPKDIDGFYDIARDIAADLVARPVSADELARNAGPIREQVARASTGNVYWMFLLEGATRDPRVVAAALSLQDDLAAVTAADVQRLARQYLTPGRQWSLAILPTGMTLAEASALRAAPASAVGGR from the coding sequence ATGTCATCTGATCCCGCGCGCATGTGCTTTCATTTTGCTCGTTCCCTGGCTCTCGCCGCCGCCGCCGCGCTGCTGCTGGCGCCGCCTGGTGCGCGCGCCCAGGACGATGTCGCGACGGCGAAAGCGGCAGAGAACAGCGACTGGCTCTATATCGGCAGCGACATTCCGCGCGATACCGCGTGGCGGTTCGGCGTGCTTCCCAATGGCCTGCGCTATGCGGTGCGGGGCAATGGTGTGCCGCCGGGGCAGGTGTCGATCCGCGTGCGCATGGATGTCGGTTCGATGTTCGAGACCGAGGCCGAGCGCGGCTATGCGCATTTGCTCGAACATCTGACCTTTCGCGGGTCCGAACATATCCCCGATGGCGAGGCGAAGCGCATCTGGCAGCGTTTCGGCGTCACCTTCGGCAGCGATTCCAATGCCCAGACGACCCCGACCCAGACCGTCTATCAGCTCGACCTGCCGAGCGTGACGCCCGCGAACCTTGACGAAAGCATGAAATTGCTCGCCGGCATGATCCGCGCGCCGCGCATTTCGGAACTGGCGGTCGCCGCCGAACGCGGCGTGGTGATGGCCGAGCTGCGCGAATCGGATGGTCCGCAGAAGCGTATCGCCGATGCGACCAACGCACATCTGTTCGCGGGTCAGTTGCTTGGCGACCGGTCGCCGATCGGCACGACCGTGTCGCTCGGCAAGGCGAGCGCGGCGTCGGTCGGCGCCTTTCACGATCGCTGGTATCGACCCGAACGGGCCGTCGTGGTCATCGTCGGCGACGGCGATCCCGCCACCTTCGCCGGGCTGATCGCCCGCTATTTCGGCGACTGGAAAGGCGAGGGCGCGAATCCGCCCGATCCCGATTTCGGCAAGCCCGACCCCGCGGCCCCCGCCGCGCTTGAAATTGTCGAACCGAATCAGCCGCTCGCACTGACGCTCGCGATGGTCCGGCCGTGGAAAAGACGGATCGACACGGTCGAAAATACGCGGCGGCTTTACCTCGAGTTCATCGCGCAGGCGCTCGTCAACCGGCGGCTCGAAAATCGTGCGCGCGCGGGCGGCAGTTACCTCGTCGCGACGGTCGAACAGCAATATGTCAGCCGCAGCGCCGATGTGACCGCGGCCTCGATCGTTCCCTTGACCGACTGGAAGGCCGCGCTCGCCGATGTCCGCGGCGTGATCGCCGATGCGGTGAGCCGCCCGCCGTCGCAGGCCGACATCGACCGCGAGACCAACGAGATCGAGGCCTTTCTGTTGAAAGAGCTGGAAAATGCGCGCAACGAGCCCGGCGCGCGGCTTGCGGACGACATGGTGCGCGCGGTCGACATCAACGAAACGGTGACCAGCCCGCAGGGGCAGGTCGATATGTTCAGGGCGATCCGCGCTTCGGCGACGCCCCAGGTTATGCTCGAGATCAGCCGCGCCATCTTCTCCGCGCCGGTTACGCGCGTCGTGCTGACCACCCCCACCTCGGCTGGCGGCGACGATGTGGTTCTTGCCGCCCTGAAGGCGCCCGTCACGGCGCGCGACGAAAGGCTTGCGGCGGTCGAGGCCGATTTCGGCCAGCTTCCTTCGCTCGGCAAGCCCGGCGCCATCGTTGCCACGGCGCCGCTGCCGGGGCTTCGCGCCGACCGGATCGAGCTGTCGAACGGGGTCACCGCGCTCGTGTCCAACAACAAGGTCGAACCGGGCAAGGTGCGTGTCAATGTACGCTTCGGCACCGGCAATCGCAGCGTCGCCGCCGATGCGCCGAACCTCTTGTGGACCGGCGACTATGCGCTCGTCGCGAGCGGGATCGGTCCGTGGGGGCAGAATGAGATCGACCAGCTCACCAATGGGCGGCAGATCCAGATGAACTTCGCGATCGACGACGACGCGTTCGAGCTGTCGGCCGAAAGCCGCCCCGCCGATCTTGCCGACCAGCTGCGGCTGATGGCGGCGAAGCTGGCGCTGCCGCGCTGGGACGCGGCGCCGGTCGAGCGGTTGCGGATCGGCTATCTGACCGGATATGAGCTCAATGACGCGACCCCCAATGCTGTGCTCGAACGCCATTTGCGCGGCTGGTTGACGGGCAATGACGCACGTTGGGCGGCGCCCGACCGGGCGGCGATCGAGGCGCTGACGCCCGCGGCCTTCCGTGCCTTCTGGGAGCCGCGGCTCGCCAGCGGTCCCATCGAAGTGCAAATCTTCGGCGATCTCGAAACGGTCGATTACCGGAAGATCCTGGCCGAAACCTTCGGCGCGCTCGCGCCGCGGAGCATATTGGCGCCGCCGGGCGGCCAGCGCGTCGATTTTGCGCCGCATGTCACCGTTCCCGAAATCGCTTATCACCGCGGCGAGCGCGGGCAGGCCGCGGCGATGACGGCATGGCCGACCGGCGGCGGGCGCGCCAATCCGCGCGACGCGCGCGCCCTCGACGTGCTCGCGGCGATCTTCAACGACCGGTTGTTCGATCGACTACGTGCTGAACAGGGCGCCAGCTACGGCCCCACCGTCGACAGCCACTGGCCCACCGGCTTTGACAGCGGCGGCTATCTGCTCGTCGGCAGCCTGCTCGCGCCAAAGGATATCGACGGCTTCTATGACATTGCACGCGACATCGCCGCCGACCTTGTCGCACGGCCGGTCAGCGCGGACGAACTGGCGCGCAACGCCGGTCCGATCCGCGAACAGGTGGCGCGTGCATCGACGGGGAATGTCTATTGGATGTTTTTGCTCGAAGGCGCGACGCGCGACCCGCGCGTGGTCGCGGCGGCGTTGTCGCTCCAGGACGATCTGGCGGCGGTCACCGCCGCCGATGTCCAGCGGCTCGCGCGCCAATATCTGACGCCCGGTCGCCAATGGTCGCTGGCGATCCTGCCCACGGGCATGACGCTGGCCGAAGCGTCGGCGCTGCGCGCGGCCCCGGCATCCGCTGTCGGCGGGCGTTAG
- a CDS encoding cation:proton antiporter domain-containing protein, which produces MVSETETSAIGNALVVLGAAGVVIPAFARFRLPPVIGFILVGLLVGPSGLGALAADYPWLRHVTIGSTEDIALFAEFGIILLLFSIGLELSFRRLWQLRKLVFGIGAAELLVGGAILGGALMLFTDHATPAAFGLGIALALSSTALVLPIAGTKSAVGRASFSMLLFEDLAIVPIIFILGAFAPTAGGDSTQLLFATLWQGALVIAALAIGGWFLLPRIFAQAARAKDPELFLAASLLVVIVAALATAAVGLSPIVGALLAGLMIAETEYHGEVEAITAPFKGLALGVFLISVGMGLNLRTIVEQWPELMIAVVGVIAIKAAVTAALLRFSGFARRGTAAEVGLLMASPSETTLIVLAAALQAQLITSDTAEFWQLVTAIGLTITPLLARIGHDVARRIEMRGGDADELETPEGRTVIVGFGRVGHTVAELLREHDRPYIAVDADIDAVATARRDGFIVRYADVARPGSLDRLGIDNAQAIVLTMDDPVQQLRMTRRLRQKYPDLPIISRARDADHAAALYQAGASDAVPETLESSLQLAEAVLIDLGVAMGPVIASIHDVRAKMRHDIMTKGKLDHEPRIRRTRSTADSSETA; this is translated from the coding sequence ATGGTATCCGAAACAGAAACCTCCGCCATCGGCAACGCGCTGGTGGTGCTCGGCGCCGCGGGCGTTGTGATCCCTGCCTTTGCGCGCTTTCGCCTGCCCCCGGTCATCGGCTTCATCCTCGTCGGGCTGCTGGTCGGGCCATCGGGGTTGGGCGCGCTCGCCGCCGACTATCCGTGGCTGCGACATGTCACGATCGGATCGACCGAGGATATCGCGCTGTTCGCCGAATTCGGCATCATCCTGCTGCTCTTCTCGATCGGACTGGAGCTTTCGTTCCGCCGCCTGTGGCAACTCAGGAAGCTGGTGTTCGGCATCGGCGCCGCCGAGCTGCTGGTCGGCGGCGCGATTCTGGGCGGTGCGCTGATGCTCTTCACCGACCATGCGACCCCCGCCGCCTTCGGCCTCGGCATCGCGCTCGCGTTGTCGTCGACCGCGCTCGTGCTGCCGATCGCCGGCACCAAATCGGCGGTCGGTCGCGCGTCTTTCTCGATGCTGCTGTTCGAGGATCTCGCCATCGTCCCGATCATCTTCATCCTCGGCGCCTTTGCCCCCACCGCGGGCGGCGACAGCACCCAATTACTGTTCGCGACGCTGTGGCAAGGCGCGCTCGTCATCGCGGCGCTTGCCATTGGCGGCTGGTTCCTGCTGCCGCGCATCTTTGCGCAGGCCGCGCGCGCCAAAGACCCCGAACTCTTCCTCGCTGCCAGCCTGCTGGTTGTCATCGTCGCGGCGCTGGCGACGGCAGCGGTCGGCCTGTCGCCGATCGTCGGCGCGTTGCTTGCCGGACTGATGATCGCCGAAACCGAATATCATGGCGAGGTCGAAGCGATCACCGCGCCATTCAAGGGGCTCGCGCTCGGCGTTTTCCTGATCAGCGTCGGCATGGGGCTCAACCTCCGCACGATCGTCGAACAATGGCCCGAGTTGATGATTGCCGTGGTCGGGGTAATCGCGATCAAGGCGGCGGTGACCGCCGCGCTGCTGCGCTTTTCGGGTTTCGCACGGCGCGGGACCGCGGCCGAAGTTGGCCTGTTGATGGCGAGTCCGTCGGAAACCACGCTGATCGTGCTCGCCGCCGCGTTACAGGCGCAGCTCATCACCAGCGACACCGCCGAGTTCTGGCAACTTGTCACTGCGATCGGACTGACGATCACGCCGCTGCTCGCGCGCATCGGTCACGACGTCGCACGGCGGATCGAAATGCGCGGCGGCGATGCCGACGAGCTGGAGACGCCCGAGGGGCGCACGGTCATCGTCGGGTTCGGGCGCGTCGGCCATACCGTCGCCGAACTGCTTCGCGAACATGACCGGCCCTATATCGCGGTCGATGCCGACATCGACGCAGTGGCGACGGCCCGGCGGGATGGCTTTATCGTCCGTTATGCCGACGTGGCGCGGCCCGGCAGCCTCGACAGGCTGGGGATCGACAACGCCCAGGCGATCGTGCTGACGATGGACGATCCCGTCCAGCAACTGCGAATGACCCGGCGGCTTCGGCAGAAATATCCCGACCTGCCGATCATCAGCCGCGCGCGCGATGCCGACCATGCCGCCGCGCTCTATCAGGCAGGCGCCAGCGATGCCGTGCCCGAAACGCTCGAAAGCTCGCTGCAACTCGCCGAAGCGGTGCTGATCGACCTGGGCGTCGCGATGGGTCCGGTGATCGCATCGATCCACGACGTCCGCGCCAAGATGCGCCACGACATCATGACCAAGGGCAAGCTGGATCACGAACCGCGCATCCGCCGCACACGGTCGACGGCCGACTCTAGCGAAACCGCCTAG
- a CDS encoding NADP-dependent isocitrate dehydrogenase produces the protein MGKIKVANPVVELDGDEMTRIIWQWIRERLILPYLDIDLHYYDLGIEERDRTDDKITVEAANAIKKYGVGVKCATITPDEARVEEFGLKKMWKSPNGTIRNILGGVVFREPIVMKNVPRLVPGWTDPIVVGRHAFGDQYKATDFRIPGPGKLRLVFEGEDGTLIDEEVFQFPSSGVAMGMYNLDDSIRDFARASLNYGLAREWPVYLSTKNTILKAYDGRFKDIFEEVFQAEFKAKFDALGIVYEHRLIDDMVASALKWSGKFVWACKNYDGDVQSDTVAQGFGSLGLMTSVLMTPDGQTVESEAAHGTVTRHYRMHQQGKATSTNPIASIFAWTGGLKHRGKLDDNAALVKFADDLEKVCVATVESGKMTKDLALLIGPDQNWLTTEGFFEAIVENLDKKMGA, from the coding sequence ATGGGCAAGATCAAGGTAGCCAACCCGGTCGTCGAACTCGACGGCGACGAAATGACCCGGATCATCTGGCAATGGATCCGCGAGCGACTGATCCTGCCCTATCTCGACATCGACCTGCATTATTACGATCTCGGCATCGAGGAACGCGATCGCACCGACGACAAGATCACCGTCGAAGCTGCGAACGCGATCAAGAAATATGGCGTTGGCGTCAAATGCGCGACGATCACCCCCGACGAAGCCCGCGTCGAGGAGTTCGGCCTCAAGAAGATGTGGAAGTCGCCGAACGGCACGATCCGCAACATCCTGGGCGGCGTCGTCTTTCGCGAACCGATCGTGATGAAGAATGTGCCGCGGCTCGTCCCCGGCTGGACCGACCCGATCGTCGTCGGCCGTCACGCCTTCGGCGACCAGTATAAGGCGACCGACTTCCGCATCCCCGGCCCCGGCAAGCTGCGCCTGGTGTTCGAGGGCGAAGACGGCACGCTGATCGACGAGGAAGTGTTCCAATTCCCCTCGTCGGGCGTCGCGATGGGCATGTATAATCTCGACGATTCGATCCGTGATTTCGCGCGCGCCAGCCTGAACTACGGTCTTGCGCGCGAATGGCCGGTATATCTGTCGACCAAGAACACGATTCTGAAAGCCTATGACGGCCGCTTCAAGGACATTTTCGAGGAGGTTTTCCAGGCTGAGTTCAAGGCGAAGTTCGATGCGCTCGGTATCGTTTACGAACACCGCCTGATCGACGACATGGTCGCATCGGCGCTCAAATGGTCGGGCAAGTTCGTCTGGGCGTGCAAGAATTACGATGGCGACGTCCAGTCGGACACGGTGGCTCAGGGCTTCGGCTCGCTCGGGCTGATGACCAGCGTGCTGATGACCCCCGACGGCCAGACCGTCGAGTCCGAAGCCGCGCACGGCACCGTCACGCGGCACTATCGGATGCACCAGCAGGGCAAGGCGACCTCGACCAACCCGATCGCGTCGATCTTTGCCTGGACCGGGGGCCTCAAGCACCGCGGCAAGCTCGACGACAATGCGGCGCTGGTGAAGTTCGCCGACGATCTCGAAAAGGTCTGCGTCGCGACGGTCGAGAGCGGCAAGATGACCAAGGATCTGGCGCTGTTGATCGGTCCCGACCAGAACTGGCTGACCACCGAAGGCTTCTTCGAGGCCATCGTCGAAAATCTCGACAAGAAGATGGGCGCTTAA
- a CDS encoding phosphatidylserine decarboxylase: MSNIISSNRPGGGIKWQWPSVHPEGRKFLLIAGIVTLCFWLLGWEILGWLMFGVTLWVGAFFRDPVRVTPAGGDMIVAPADGLVTQIAEVAPPPEVAGPDGLGSAPMLRVSIFMSVFDVHINRTPVAGTLRKLVYIPGKFVNADLDKASEENERQHFVVERADGVRVGFTQIAGLVARRIMPFVTMGNELATGQRVGLIRFGSRVDVYLPAGTTPQVLLGQRTLAGETVIARIGTAETIEGVGQ, encoded by the coding sequence ATGTCGAACATCATATCCTCGAACCGGCCCGGCGGCGGCATCAAGTGGCAATGGCCCTCGGTTCATCCCGAAGGCCGCAAGTTCCTGTTGATTGCGGGGATCGTGACGCTCTGCTTCTGGCTTCTGGGATGGGAAATCCTCGGCTGGCTGATGTTCGGCGTGACGTTGTGGGTCGGCGCTTTCTTTCGCGATCCGGTGCGCGTTACCCCCGCTGGCGGCGACATGATCGTCGCTCCCGCCGACGGATTGGTCACGCAGATCGCCGAAGTCGCGCCGCCGCCCGAGGTCGCCGGACCCGACGGCCTGGGAAGCGCGCCGATGCTGCGTGTGTCGATTTTCATGAGCGTCTTCGACGTCCACATCAATCGCACGCCGGTTGCGGGCACGCTGCGCAAGCTCGTCTATATTCCGGGCAAGTTCGTCAACGCCGACCTCGACAAGGCGAGCGAGGAGAATGAGCGCCAGCATTTCGTCGTCGAACGCGCCGACGGGGTGCGGGTCGGCTTTACGCAGATCGCGGGCCTCGTCGCGCGGCGCATCATGCCGTTCGTGACGATGGGCAACGAACTGGCGACGGGGCAGCGCGTCGGCCTGATCCGCTTCGGCAGCCGCGTCGATGTCTATCTGCCCGCGGGCACCACGCCGCAGGTGCTGCTCGGCCAGCGCACGCTGGCGGGCGAGACGGTGATTGCGCGGATCGGCACGGCCGAGACGATCGAAGGCGTCGGGCAATAA
- a CDS encoding CDP-alcohol phosphatidyltransferase family protein, producing the protein MADGDQPLPEADTAGRRIGGISLRAFAPNAITALALCFGLTGVRFAIGEEWDKALAAIIFAGVLDGMDGRIARLLRAQSKFGAELDSLSDVIAFGVAPAMILFLWSLQYAPKFGWTAALAIAVCCALRLARFNSRMDAEIQPHKSAGFLTGIPAPAGAGLAFVPVYLWLVTGNDLFRQWQLVMPWGLGVAMLMISAIPTYSWSSIRLRRSWRLFALAGVGLLGAALVTAPWHTLLAVCAIYIVLIPFGFASYARVRRRG; encoded by the coding sequence GTGGCGGACGGCGACCAGCCCCTGCCCGAAGCCGATACCGCGGGCCGCCGCATCGGCGGGATCAGCCTGCGCGCCTTTGCGCCCAACGCGATCACCGCGCTCGCGCTCTGCTTTGGCCTGACCGGCGTACGCTTTGCGATCGGCGAGGAGTGGGACAAGGCGCTGGCGGCGATCATCTTTGCCGGGGTGCTCGACGGCATGGACGGGCGCATCGCGCGATTGCTTCGCGCGCAGAGCAAATTCGGCGCTGAGCTCGATTCGCTGTCGGACGTGATCGCTTTCGGCGTCGCGCCGGCAATGATCCTGTTTCTCTGGTCGCTGCAATATGCGCCTAAATTCGGCTGGACCGCCGCGCTGGCGATCGCGGTGTGCTGCGCGCTGCGCCTCGCGCGCTTCAATTCGCGCATGGATGCCGAAATCCAGCCGCACAAATCGGCGGGGTTCCTCACCGGCATTCCGGCGCCGGCGGGCGCCGGGCTTGCCTTTGTTCCCGTCTATCTGTGGCTGGTGACCGGCAACGACCTGTTCCGCCAGTGGCAGCTTGTGATGCCTTGGGGCCTGGGCGTCGCGATGCTGATGATCTCCGCCATTCCGACCTATAGCTGGTCGTCGATCCGGCTGCGTCGTTCGTGGCGGCTTTTTGCGCTGGCGGGGGTGGGCCTGCTTGGCGCGGCGCTCGTCACCGCGCCCTGGCACACGCTGCTCGCCGTGTGCGCCATTTATATCGTCCTGATCCCGTTCGGTTTCGCGAGCTATGCGAGGGTCAGGCGACGCGGCTGA